From the genome of Phoenix dactylifera cultivar Barhee BC4 unplaced genomic scaffold, palm_55x_up_171113_PBpolish2nd_filt_p 000877F, whole genome shotgun sequence:
AGTAAGCAGATTCTTTGTCAGCAAGATAAAAGTTTTGTTTACGTGAAAACACCATTCAATTAATCTGTTTTCGGATAATTTGTGAATTAGGATCCAATTGTTAAGCTGAATGCCAAGTGGTGGCATCTATGACATGCAATGCTTAATTTTGTATGAAACAAGATCCAGTGTGTGCATGCAATTGTTATGTCTAATGGCTTCATTATTGCTTAAGGCCTCCATCTGAGCTATTCAGATATTGAGTTTCAGTGTTCGATGCAAGGGCGCACACACCCCCACAGCCCTGTTAACATTACCAGCAGATTTATTTGACCTTGGACCGACCCCCCAAACCTGCTGCTTGAATCTAGCTTTGGTGCAAATGCAATCAAGTGGAGCTCCCCAAAAAAATTAGAGTATGAAAGTGCTTAGGAAGTTGTGGAAGCAAGTCTGCAGAGAAATTTTGTTGTGGGTGCGGTACCCTGGGCTGAAAAGTCATGACTACTGAACTCTTAAAATTGAAAATCGAAGCCACATGTTCCATTTGTGCTTTGGTACTTTcctcctgggaggaggcctagCTCTGTTCTTAAACCTAGATATGGATACTACTATAATTATTGTGATACTCTGGATAACTATTTGTGGTCAAAAGCTTTTGAACCATGAAGATATGGAATTTTACTGATCCATTGCACGACTTTGAAGGTATGGTTCCTGGTTCTTTTGGCTAGGGATGGTGTAAAATTTTACAACCCATGTTGATATTTTCATGTTGTTTTAACCTGCACATGTTAGTTACAATGAATTTACTGGAAAAACTAAAGAGGCATGGCATAGTTACAAGTCATATGCCTGAAGTTGGATTGAGGATTATATCCGATGTTCAAGTTTAATGTACAAGTCCTGGATGACTATGCTTTAAAGGGCATCAAAATGCAGCTTTTGAACTATAAAATTGTTTTCCAGAATTTTATCAATATaggtatatattatattttcaaaCCTTACTAAAGTCTGATGGCCATGCAGATTTCTGTTCCGCACAATGAAACAGATAAAGTGGACAGAGGAGGTTTAGACAAAATGACGCTCGTAGAGGTATCCAGTAGTTTTTTCTCAAGTTTGTAAGGCATATGTCTTGACATGAATATTGGTTCTCTGATAACGTGGAGTTGGATGCAAATAGGTTGGTCCAAGATTTTGTTTGAATCCAATCAAGATATTTGGTGGCAGTTTTGGTGGCCCAACATTGTATGAGAACCCGTTTTATGTATCACCTAACCAGGTAGCTGTCATCTTTTTCTCTGTGTTTAGATATGCCTTTTTACACGATTCAAAGTTTTAGCTAGTATTTGTTATTTCATCTAAAATGTTTTAAACTAAAAATAAGCAGAAAGAAAATATCTACAATAGAAATAAGCATGTAAACATTTGACTGGCGTTTGGTTCAAAATTGTAACATTTCATTTGACCGAAACCAGAACTGTATTTGTTTGCACAAATTCAGTCGTCAGGAAGCTCTAATCAGGCTTTGGAGACTGGTTAGGACCTATCCGTTTGAACCAGTTTTCTTATGAGCACTCTTCCTTTACTAGTGAAATAATTCCAGCTTAAATCAAAACAAAAGACTTATTTTTCACTATATATAGATCAGGATTCACCTTGAGTTTATGCCTGACAAGCCTGAATTATAATGTGGTTCTATATGAAACTTTCTTTGTTCATCTCATAATCAAACAATACAGCAACTTAGCAAGATTATATGTGTAACTCTAGTAAGACCTGCTTCTCAAATATTGCATATATGGTTTTTCAATTTGATATTCGTTATGTGTAACTCTAGTAAGACCTGCTTCTCAAATATTGCATATATGGTTTTTCAATTTGATATTCGTTTAACATTTTGTGCCCCTTACAGAAGGCATGGCAGAGACCTTTTTGTGTAAGGGGTTTTCTGAAATAGAATTTGCAGAGGTGTTGCCAAATAAATCTTTGTTTTAATTTGCTTTGATATTTACTGCTAAtatttcatgaattttctaggttcattgtaggattcTTCTCAATTCActgttttgataaaaaaaaatctagtcaATTGGAAGCGATGGCTGATCATATGGTTTTAAGGccctttatatattttttaagaggATGATAGAGATTGTTAGTGATGTTTTGaggggtttttcttttttttttaattaaaaaaaaatcctctgcTTAATGATAAGCCAGATGGTGACTGTGCCTTCCTCAAATGGAAGATTGATATGGTGTTAAAATGGTCTAGTTATATAATCATGAATCTGATCTTCCATAAGGTTTCGCATGGTATTAATTGCCAGCTGATATTTCCTGTGAGAACAAGTAAACTTTTTCCCATCTGCAGGATTCCTATCATGATTATGTtgttctttaagaaattttttctgTATCTACTTATGCTATGTATTCCTGATAGCACTGTTACTGTAAGGATGCTTCTAGAAAAAGGTGTGACCTGTCCTTGCAAGGAGTTCAGTTTTTCATGTCCAACCTGATGCGAACCACTCTGTGGGCAATGCACGACTTGTTTTCTCACCTGGGATTTCGCCCCTCGTGCCCAAGGCCTCACAAGATAGACATGTTCCTCCATCCAAGCCCTTTTTGCAATTATACATTAGGTTATTGTGAAAATCATCCTTTGCAACTCCAGCAGAGTCCGGCTTTTCTTGAAATTTGTTGGTCTCAACTCCATGAAGTCTTAAAGCTATCATTTTCACCTCTGCCTAAGTCTCCTATTCATGTAGGCTACAGTTGCATGCCAAGAAATATGAGAATGTGTCTTTGTGCAGATTGCATTCAATTATAGTGTATGATATATCTTGATTATGATTTTATATTGCTTCTAAGAAGTGGTGGTGATGGTTGCGAAGGTAGAATGTACCAGAATGACTACACTCCTGTTGCTTTATCCATTTTCCTATATTGTGTTCTGGTGACTTTGCCATCTCAATATTGTTGATCTTTGAAGTTTGGTTTTTCGCTTACTGTTTCAACTTGGCGTCAGATTCGGGCACTTGAGAAGAGGAAAAAAGCTGGGAAGTATGCAAAGAAAGTCAAGGCTAAGACAAGGAGGAAGATGCATGAAATGTCGAATCCTTTGGAGCCTGATGAGTTTGCAGATATGTGGAAGGAATAAAGTTTGCCTGCCTATGTTTAACCTATAGAAGATGTATGCATATGAAAAACAGAATTTTGGTTATCTTTCTGCTTTTCAGTTCTGGGAGTAGAAAAGTGAAGGTTGTAATTCATGTTTCCTGAACTAGGAATTGAATGCATTTAGTTGGTGAGAAATCATAATATGGTATCCATTTTTCGATATAACATAAGTAATATTGATTTTTTGTTTGCTATTAAAGAACCAGAGCCAGAGGTTCCACCCTATCCATAGAGGCCTTTTTTTGATGGTGCTGTAATGCACCCACGGCGGTGCGTTTCTATTTGAGCAAATTGTTCTCTGCCTTTGTTTCTTGCAGTGTTTCGTAAGCTAGTTTCTTTTGCAATTTTAAAATAAGCTAGTTTCAGTTAGATTATTAGCATTAGTCTTTGTTATATTAAATCAGAACTTTTTAGATGTGTTTGAGGTATCTGAATTATGATTCACTAGAATTGCCTGTTGAATGCCCGCTTAGGGATCTGTACATGGTACTTAGTTGATTACGACACACTAGTTTATAAATCGAATATCAAACCATATTTTGAAATTGGGCTTGGTATATGGTCTAATGTTATTAGAGAGTTCAAAGTTTCACTTATGTTGGCTTTCTTCATCAACGCGAAGAGTGAGAGATGCCCGTCTCTTGAAGGATTGATGACACCCGGTTTAATTTGGAATCATGATATTCTTTGGGCCAACTGCTAGCTATAAGTTGCTATCAAATCGATATGTCAACCATGACTCAGAAAGGATTCCTGGTTGGATGATGGCATATGATCAGATGAATATTTTTGCGTTCTGGGATGCTGTCGCTAGAGACTCTTGTGGCAAAGCCTAGGTAATGGTGCAGATTTCCCGTTTTACATGAAACCAAGAGGTAACTAATTTTAGAAGTCTGTTTTTCACGTTAGACTAGTAGAGTGGTTCGTTTGTGTACCGCCAATGTTGGCACGGGGAGAAGTACCATTTGCCttcccatttttttttgttcttcttagCTTGGTTGGATCAGGTTGAGACAACTTCGATATGTTCTTAGGGTTGCTTCATCTTCCGACCTCGTCAGATTATATTGTAGAGAACGCTAGATTAATTTGTGCAGCATATGCAATCCTACCTCGCCCAATCCTCAACATtgttatttgttaaacactAACGGGTAAATCTAACAAGTCCTTAGAGTCTGTTCAGGTCGGAACAAGCTTAATTGGGTCGAGCCGGTCGTCCTTTTCCATGACTCCTGCATTCGATTTGGATCATTTCTGGATGTCGTACAGCATGTGCATCTCATTCGTCTGAACCCTGCGGTGGTCGTCATCCAACAAGCATGGAAAGCTAGCTCGATATCGGACCAAAATTTGCGGTTGGTGCAGTCCAGATCTTGGCGCGCGAATCTGCACGTCCAACGGATGATAGATAGCGCATAAAACCTCCATCAATTCATTAGGGTTTGCAGCAGCGGGCTCTCTGTCTCCCTTCCGTATAAATTCAGCGCTCCACGGTTTACCCTTTCCTCGCCccatttcctcctcctcctcttgtccatttcttcttctccgtGCTCCCTGTGGTGCTGTCAAGGAGAGATATGGCGGCGAAGAAGGCCAGAGTGACGAGCAGGAACCCGGAATTGATCCGGGGGATCGGGAAGTACTCGCGGTCGAAGATGTACCACAAGCGCGGGATCTGGGCGATCAAGGCCAAGTACGGCGGCGCATTACCCCGCCACGAGCCCAAGGCGGCGCCGCCCAAGCCCACCGAGAAGCCCCCAAAGTTCTACCCCACCGACGACGTCAAGATCCCCATTCCGAATCGCCGCAAGCCCAAGCCCACGAAGCTCAGGTACGCCCATAACCCTCTCGCCCTCTCTTTCTCCATATGAATTAACGGTTGTTTTATTTGGATTTGGGGACCAGGCCGAGCATTACGCCCGGGACGGTGTTGATTCTTCTCGCGGGGAGGTTTATGGGGAAGCGAGTTGTCTTCTTGAAGCAGCTGCCTTCGGGATTGCTCCTCGTTACTGGTGAGTGTTTGTAGCTCTGTTTAGCTTGGGTCTATTGTATTGCATTCCGAATCTGTTTATCTTTATTTCCTGATTTGTTAAAGATTTGTTTTTATCCCTTAGAAAGGAGATATTGTTTGTTTTTGACGTGTAGGATATGTTTGACCTGTTTAGAAGTAGTTAGGTATTTTATCTGGAGCTTCATGCAAATCATCATGCAGCATCGATTGCATGAATTGAATTTTGTCGTAGATTCATgctgttttcttttgttttgttgtAGTTCGCATTCATGATTGGGTAGCATGGGGTTCCTTTCCTGCTCTACTCAGTAATTATGTGCAGTCGAGTGAATTAACAGTGGTAAATGAACATATTTTGTTCTATTTATCCTATCAGTTGCGATGGTAAGTATTTGGGATGGTTGCTGAGCAATTCATCTCGATTTTATTAGAACATCATTTAGAT
Proteins encoded in this window:
- the LOC120107477 gene encoding 60S ribosomal protein L6-like; its protein translation is MAAKKARVTSRNPELIRGIGKYSRSKMYHKRGIWAIKAKYGGALPRHEPKAAPPKPTEKPPKFYPTDDVKIPIPNRRKPKPTKLRPSITPGTVLILLAGRFMGKRVVFLKQLPSGLLLVTAYHNS